The following nucleotide sequence is from bacterium.
AAAACAAGGTTTGTATCAATGTCCCAGCAATTGATTAGAGTGGACGACGAATCGCCGTTACCGATCGACAGGGATGCGGTGCCTCCCGAGGAAGTACTGTCCGATTGTAACGCCTTGCTCGTCTCGGATTACAACAAGGGCGCGGTCCCGTTTTGGGGTAAATCGCTGATAGGCTGCGCCCGGCGTGTCGGAATACCGATCGTAGTGGATCCCAAACCTCCCAATTGGTCTTATTATCAAGGATGCGACGTCGTTACGCCCAACAAAAAGGAAGCCCGGAATGCGGTTCCTGAACATTTGCGGCCGGTTGCGGATCTTGCGGCGACGGCGAAGGCGGTATCTCATCTTTCGGGCGTAGGCAAGGTAGTAATGACTTGGGGAGCCGAAGGGATGCACGTATGGGATGGCGCTTCGCTCACAACAATTCCATCCCACCGCGTTTCTGTTTTTGACCCTACCGGAGCTGGGGATACGGTCATTGCGGCACTAACCGCATCTATTGCCGCTGGAGCAGACCTTGTGACTTCCGCGAACATCGCCAACGCGGCTGGCGCCGTAGCTGTAGCCAAGCCCGGTATCGCGGCCGTGACAGCGGCGGAAGTGCTTTCCGTTTTGATGCATGCGGAGGGCGTATGATGGAAGAGTCCGCTTTTCAGTTGCCGCCGGATGCTGCGGAAGCCATTGCCGAGTGGCGCGCCCGGGGATTCAAGATAGTTTTCACCAACGGCTGCTTTGACATACTTCATCCGGGCCACATAGACATTTTGAAGAGAGCGCGACGACTGGGCGATGTGCTGATCGTCGGTCTGAATTCAGATGCCTCGACAAAAAGGCTCAAAGGCGAAAACAGGCCATTTATCCGCGAATCCTTGCGCAAAACGGTCCTTGAAGAACTAAGAAGCGTTGATCTTGTTATCATCTTCGATGAAGATACTCCAATTCGCCTGATTGAAGCCTTGCGGCCGGATGTGCTCGTTAAAGGGGGCGATTACGACCGCGCGGGTGTTGTGGGCGGCGATTTCGTTGAAAGTTACGGTGGTGAGGTTGTGCTTTTGGAGCTAGTGCCGGGGCTTTCTACAACGGAACTAGCCAGGAAACTCGGTTTGTGAAATAACTTGCCGCCTACGAATCGGCGGACCCATATTTGAATGGCGGGAAGAATTGGAAAAGAAGGCGCGCAAACCGCGGTCAAAAGTCCGCCTCTGCTTGCCGCGTTTGCCGAGCTTTTTTTCCCCCAAAGCTGCGTGCTCTGCGGCCGGGAAAATCCTTTCGTTCTTTGCGACGCGTGCTTCGATCAGGTTTTCGTACCGCCAGACGAAATTTGCCTTCGCTGCGGACGGCTCAAGCGTTCCGGCTGGCCCGGCCCGGATTGCGCGGAGTGCCATGACGAAACATACGGCTTTATCCGGGCTAGAAGCCTTTATCCATACGAAGGCGCGGCGAGAAACTTATTCCTGGCGTCAAAATTCACTGTTTCAAAGCGCAAGCTGAATTACAGGCTATCTTCGGCAGCAGTTCAGAAGCGTATCGCCGGAAAGGATTCAGCCGAATTTTTCAATTCGAAAGGACTTGCCTTTGATTTCGCGGTTGAGGTGCCGGTATTTCGGCCCCGGTGGTCCGCCCTGGCCCGGCTTCCGATGTTCTCCCCGCCGCCAAACGATGAAAAGAAGA
It contains:
- a CDS encoding bifunctional hydroxymethylpyrimidine kinase/phosphomethylpyrimidine kinase — encoded protein: MSLADYRRILDLFPKLRIAVLGDVMLDRYVYGSVERISPEAPVPVLLREREACFPGGAANVAVNLAGLGATPLLIGIVGNDAAAELLKAELKSNNIDTSLLVGLPGAITTVKTRFVSMSQQLIRVDDESPLPIDRDAVPPEEVLSDCNALLVSDYNKGAVPFWGKSLIGCARRVGIPIVVDPKPPNWSYYQGCDVVTPNKKEARNAVPEHLRPVADLAATAKAVSHLSGVGKVVMTWGAEGMHVWDGASLTTIPSHRVSVFDPTGAGDTVIAALTASIAAGADLVTSANIANAAGAVAVAKPGIAAVTAAEVLSVLMHAEGV
- the rfaE2 gene encoding D-glycero-beta-D-manno-heptose 1-phosphate adenylyltransferase; protein product: MEESAFQLPPDAAEAIAEWRARGFKIVFTNGCFDILHPGHIDILKRARRLGDVLIVGLNSDASTKRLKGENRPFIRESLRKTVLEELRSVDLVIIFDEDTPIRLIEALRPDVLVKGGDYDRAGVVGGDFVESYGGEVVLLELVPGLSTTELARKLGL
- a CDS encoding ComF family protein → MAGRIGKEGAQTAVKSPPLLAAFAELFFPQSCVLCGRENPFVLCDACFDQVFVPPDEICLRCGRLKRSGWPGPDCAECHDETYGFIRARSLYPYEGAARNLFLASKFTVSKRKLNYRLSSAAVQKRIAGKDSAEFFNSKGLAFDFAVEVPVFRPRWSALARLPMFSPPPNDEKKRKGGNTRSFNTAAVFAFYAAQSLKVPYLSGVLRKISDIPSQVGLSHTARRANVKGAFDVPSWYARRVKGATVLLCDDLITTGSTASECSRALKRAGAKSVYLLTLFSTTKRPETPDAQLPDWYGPDDLEIPAPIEFD